CCCATTCTGTCTTTTGCTGGTCAATTTCAGATGGGTCTTGATTGTGGcatatattgcaaaaactCAACAATACATCATAgtctgcaaaatgaaataaatctatctgcatttttacattaaaatacTTTGTTGTGAAAACAGAAGtatacagtttttaaaaatatttagttaaCAAATTCAAGACCAACAATGTGCCAGTTACAAATACAACAACGAACAAAATAGTTAATCTGTTTAAAGTCAGGTTAAAAATGTTGGTGGTTTTCCTATAAATATCTTTTACATTAACTTTATACATAAGTATGGTTTAGTGCTCTTCTGGAAAATTATGTGGTATACTTCAACGACCTTAAACAAACCTGGACACGACGACGGACACGAAACCTGGACACGACGTAAAACCTGGACACGACGCAATCcgcggatcgtccatggacggttgaaaatggacgatttttgcgtaagcgtccatggacgtttTTACGCAAAACCGACGTTTTCCCTTagtcgtccatggacggttgttgAAATAGGGTTAAATCAgttcttttttaacaaagcgTCCACGGGTGGTTTTTAGGataagtttaaagcagtgttttcgagatcgtccatggacggttgaaaatggacgatttttgcgtaagcgtccatggacgcttttacGCAAAACCGACGTTTTCCTttaatcgtccatggacgattgttgaaataggcttaaatCAGTTCTTTTGCATCAAAGCGTCCATGGGTGGTTTTTAGGataagtttaaagcagtgttttcgagatcgtccatggacggttgaaaatggacgatttttgcgtaagcgtccatggacgattttaggaaaagcttaaatagcggatatgaggaaagcgtccatggacggttgtgggataggcttaaatagtggatatgatgtaccggtagtgtccatggactgttttgggataggcttaaatagtggatatgatgtaccggtagtgtccatggactgttttgggataggcttaaatagcgaatatgatgaagtatccatggacggttatgggataggcttaaatagtggatatcatgaagtatccatggacggttatgggataggcttaaatagtggatatgatgaagtatccatggacggttatgggataggcttaaatattggatatgatgaagtatctatggacagttatgggataggtttaaatagcgaatatgatgaagtatccatggacggttataggataggcttaaatagtggatatgatgaagtatctatggacagttatgggataggcttaaatagtggatatgatgaagtatccatggactgttttgagATAGGCTTAAAaaacgtccatggacgattttaggaaaagcttaaatagcgaatatgatgaaagtgtccatggaaagttatgggataggcttaaatagtggatatgatgtcaGCATCCAGCAAGCATGGACAGTTTTGGGGTGATATGCAGAAATGATGGGACATGCAAAGACGTCCATGGGTTTTGGGATAGACTTAAATGATGTATTTTGGATTAATGTCCATTTAAGGGTTTTGGGATCtaggtttaaaattaaatgatggATATACGGTTTTGGGTTAGGCTAAAGTGATACAGTTATAGGCATCTATAAGCTGGACACGACACAATCCATGGactgttgaaaattttgagtaaTTATTTCATGGCATgaccaacttttttatttatgtgtctttactgtaaattgttgttattattctgATTTAGATATAACATTACTGATCTCAATACATATTTTTCTGATATTGTAAGTGTATTTTAGATCATTTTTACGTGCTAATGGCAAATGTTTTCGTGGCACTTGGGATAAATGGATGTTTCAGcatagaaaacatgaaaggCAACAAGACATTTTGAATTGTGGCCTACTGGCTTTAAAGGTATTTTTAGAAAGGATGAATTCAAATTTGTGAAGATTAAGTATATAATcactattattattagtatatattattatcactaatttataataataaataaaaatttataatttatataataaataataatttataataataaataaaaataaaaaatagcttttctATCAATAAGTGGCATATTGCAGGAAGCTCAAAGAATCCTTAATGAAAGTTCTTGCGAGAAACAGATCGATTTCGATACTGACAGCGAGTCCTGCAAAAAGTATCGCATGGACTTTGGCAATTTACTGCTTGATTCCATCGGTGAGAGGCTGTTTGGGTTTGAATTAGAACTGCAGTATTTGTAACATGTTATGACCTGGTTGTTGTTCAAGGTCGTTGAACTATACCACGTATATTTCCAGAAGAGCACTAAACCATACTTATGTACAAAGTTAAGGTAAAATAGATTTATATGAAAACGACCAACATTTTTAACCTGACTTTAAACAGATTAACTATTTTGTTCATTGTTGTATTTGTATCTGGCACATTGTTGGTCTTGAATTTGttaactaaatatttttaaaaactgtatacttctgttattttgtttctgttttcacaacaaatgattttaatgtaaaaatgcagatagatttgtttcattttgcagaCTATGATGTATTGCTGAGCTTTTGCAATATATATGCCACAATCAAGGCCCGTCTGAAGTTGACCAGCAAAAGACAGAATGGGTAAACCTTGCTCATCATATAATACATTAACTTGGCAGATTTAACCATCATTGCATACAGTTTAGTTGGTATTATAAGTTGCAACTATATTACCCGTGTAGTGAAACTATTTCGAACTGGGCAGCGGCAGATATCAGATTTTGGGgaagtttgttttcagttttactgTGGTCTAGcccaaattttgaactatttacTTTTAGCTTGATACTTCAACACGACCATGATGATCTCTATCGCCGGTTCTTCGCATGACTTAAACCTGGCTCTGATTCCAAATCATTCAATCCCCTGTTTAGaaagctagcctttgtgcaattttttttgtgacatattttttattggtttttacatcatattgcccaaatttcaaacttttttccagTTTAAATAAACAGACCTAGCGTCGTTAATGCATTGCAACTGAGTATCAAACACAAGCCATGCACAAAGTTTGCTCATTTGTTTCAGATGTTACTCTATGTTTCTACATTCAGATAAATGTCTACGAGCACACAGGTCCAGCAGtgcatagttttatttttgtataattcCTATTCTACAACCAAAAAACCATACatacataaaaattacttaactCAAACACaactagaaaatttaaaatcacttttaaaattctaggtgttttaattttgcactcGTGGttccaaaatacttttttcaaggAATTACAGTCAGTCCCGGTACTCCGTACTTTTCGTGTgattagttaaaattttaacaagtatatgtttaaaaaacacatgttaattACTCCTTAATAGCAATtgtagcatctgttgatcttttttaatctagaagtgtcaagcaaaattgtgaacaagtaacctttaccacggcaaatattgcatttactGCATCATCGTTTACACGAAAAGTGCTGTCTGTCCACCTCTTTGCATAAGAGATCACTTCACAAGATTTAATTGTCTATATTGTTTTTTCAGATTGAATGCAGTCTTTGTTGTCGATGGGTTCATCAGAATTGTGTCCCAGTGATACAGCATATGTCGCAGGAATATTTTTGCAGCACctgcaaaaaagaataaaaggattaatacaaatttttgtgtttgacgCAGAAGTGAATATAATCAATTTTAAGCAATACATGAAGAAATGAAATCGAGATTAGGTGTTACGCTGCTCACAGttatagtaaaatatgtacaatttaACACATTAAGCTTGAgtgatgatgaaaacaacttaGTTAAAGTCTTCaatcacataatttaaaaagtttttggaattgGACTATATTCAgacccagattggaaagtttgctgttcttgggtgagaaatccccTCTGCAACATTATGAAAGAATAGTCATTATATGCccaattaattttattcctCCCCCGCGTTCACATTCAAATACTGAGTGAGTTTTTACTGGATGGACGATGATGGTCACTTCTCTCCTGTCAACTCATCttataacaaaatttgtcCATGGATGCTTTTTAAGCCCCtcccaaaacagtccatggacactttaTCAAATCCACTATTTCAGCCTATGCCATAACTTTCCATGGACACTTTCCtcatatccgctatttaagcttctCCTgcaatcgtccatggacgctgacacaaaaatcgtccattttcaaccgtccatggacgatccgcgAATTGCGTCGTGTCCAGGTTTTACCCAGTCCCGTTTTTTAAGCCTATCTCAAAtcagtccatggacactacatcatatccactatttaagcttatcccataactgtccatggacactttcatcatattcgctatttaagcttatcctaaaatcgtccatggacgtttTTTAAGCCCATTtcaaaacagtccatggacactacatcatatccactatttaagcctatcccataattgtccatggacactttcatcatattcgctatttaagcttatcctaaaatcgtccattgacgctttcccctatccgctatttaagcttttcctaaaattgtccatggacgctttcctctatccgctatttaagcttttcctaaaatcgtccatggacgctttcccctatccgctatttaagcttttcctaaaatcgtccatggacgctttcccctatccgctatttaagcttttcctaaaatcgtccatggacactttcccctatccgctatttaagcttttcctaaaatcgtccatggacgcttacgcaaaaatcgtccattttcaaccgtccataGACGATCTCGaaaacactgctttaaacttatCCTAAAAACCACCCGTGGAcgctttgttaaaaaagaacTGATTTAACCCTATTTcaacaaccgtccatggacgactAAGGGAAAACGTCGGTTTTGCGTAAaaacgtccatggacgcttacgcaaaaatcgtccattttcaaccgtccatggacgatccgcgGATTGCGTCGTGTCCAGGTTTTACCCAGTCCCGTTCACTTTATTATGAGCTTAGCATTTTAATCACTCCAGTTGCATCATAGTTGGATTTTTGTTACTATTCTGTGACTGGGACAACCTAAATTTaaggaataaaaaaaacaaggaATCTATTACTGATAATGAAAAAAGTGAgaattatgaaatatttttgaaacctTTGTAGGTATTGACAGCCTATTGCACATATTTGGTGATACTCAATATCAAGTTACCAAAATCAGCAACACAGAATTTATGGTAATTGTGAGCAGAGAACGCCACTCAACACTGTTCACTTGGGTTTTTGATCTACACTTGAGTAACGAGTTGCAATTTGTTTCCATCCACACTAAAGTTAGGTTTTAGATCTCCTCCCGTATTCACCAAAACAATGTAGGTTACAGACTGGTAATCAGATTATTTGTTCGCTAACTTCACCATTGTGTGCATTTTACAGCTAATTTATGCAACGCAACAACCAACAAACATTTCCTCTATCTGTTTTGTACTAATAAAAACCAATCTTATACTAGTGataattttgttgtgttttttgtCTTAGTTTTAGAGAATTTGTTCATTATAACATTATGGCATTTCAAAGCACTCAGCATTTTGTTCGACTGTCACTCTTCAGGAGTCGCAAGCTTTCCAGGCTCGGGTAAGTATATTAAATGTAAGAAAATTTATGTCTAATCTAGTTTCCTTTCTTAGAAATATCTAAACTGGATTATAATTTGCTATtaatttgcaatgtaaatatgAAACATAAACCAACAATATTATGTTAAAATTGTCAGATGTATATGTCATAGATCAAGCAATGTTATGGATTGTCAAAAGGTTATCCGATTTATGTCCACTGAGCTCAGCAGTCAGTTTGAGATGgcaaaagcaaaattgaaCACTTTGAAAAATGAACCTGGCAATGATGTTAAGCTGAAGATCTATGCTCTTTTTAAGCAGGTGTTGGGAAGTTTTTTGACTATGTGCTCAGTTTCTGTTGTGAAGTGCTGTTtagaaaataactttttctgaTTATTTTACAGGCTACGCTTGGTGAAAATACGACAAAAAAACCAGGTGCCTTTAATTTTGTAGGGCAAGCTAAATGGAGTGCTTGGCATGAGCTTAAAAAGATGTCAATGGTATACTTTTTCActattttcatttcttttcattaGTATTGATCATTAGTTCACTAGCATTGTTATTATCTTTTTGTTGTAGACCAAAAAATAAGTATGCTGATATCCAATGAAGTAGCTGATTACCtttcataaaaaattctttgttgCAAGCTTTTACCTAAGGTTTCTTGTGAAATTCTTCGGcctttaagttaaaaaaatgctaaatgtttaatgaaAAGCTAATAAAATGACTTCTTTCTGCTTAGCATCAAGAAAAGTAGTTGCtgacaaaaagaaattaacaaaaaaacatatttttaaacattgatTTATTGAGTACAAATAATGGCCAAATCGCTAATATATTTCACCATAAACAATATAGCTCTAAGCAAGAGGTTTACTTTGACTACAATACATAAGTTTTAACACTACATATACTGCACTGCCCAAGTGGTCTGTTTCAAACAATAGGCCAACATTGATTATTACAttgttattttcattgttgtaCTCCATTGTTATTTTCAGTATAGATTGCATTCTTTCAGAAATCTGGTCATGATCCTCAGTAAAATGAGCAATATGCACACAAGACTCATAACATACCAAACACAAAGTTTCCGAAATCAAGAATATAGTTTAAAAGCAACGTGGTACCTTTTCAACCCTCAGTCAAAGTGACCgaattgataaaaatattttgagacaaaCTAAGCACACAACTCAAAATCAAATATAAGCTCTTGTTTTAGAAAGAAACACATTAACGTTTTCTAACACattgttattgaaaataaGCACAAATCTTAAGAAATAAGCTGGAAATGGTAAccctgtatatatatatgacaTTCTTTCTTTATTCTAAAAGGCCTAAAGTATGTTGATCTAGCCTTGGCTGGTCACCAGATACTAACTTAAGAATGTGAATTTCAGGATGATGCAAAGCAAGAATATGTTAATGTGATAGAGAAATTAGCTGCTGCTGAAGGATTGGAGGAGACACCAACACAGGAACCATCAACTGAAACTCAACAGAAATAcgaaaatttgtttgtaacaAAAGAGAATGCAGTCACCAGAATTGTTTTGAATCGGCCACAcaagaaaaatgctttaaCCAGAGAAGTAGATTAAAAATGATGTcagtttttttaattgcattttattactttattttattacttgCAGATGTATGAAGAGATTATTGCTGCATTAAATGAAGCTGCCAATGATAATAGTGCTGTAACAATAATCACTGGAGCTGGAGATTTTTTCTGCAGTGGAAATGATCTGGGAAATTTCATGTCAATCTCTCCAgacaaaatgcaagaaattgCCGTCGAGTCTGGCGATCTTTTAAGGTTTGCAAAGTTTTGCATAAGCATACACAACACTTATAATATTAATTCTCAATCATTAGGCCATGATTCAATACTCAAaattagatatatatatatatatattagggatgggccgatacgaacccaaacccgagtagattcgccgaatatcgcctttgtggaagattcgggcgaacacgaataccaacaatggcgaacccgaatacaatattacttacaa
The Clavelina lepadiformis chromosome 4, kaClaLepa1.1, whole genome shotgun sequence DNA segment above includes these coding regions:
- the LOC143451267 gene encoding enoyl-CoA delta isomerase 2-like isoform X2 → MAFQSTQHFVRLSLFRSRKLSRLGSSNVMDCQKVIRFMSTELSSQFEMAKAKLNTLKNEPGNDVKLKIYALFKQATLGENTTKKPGAFNFVGQAKWSAWHELKKMSMDDAKQEYVNVIEKLAAAEGLEETPTQEPSTETQQKYENLFVTKENAVTRIVLNRPHKKNALTREMYEEIIAALNEAANDNSAVTIITGAGDFFCSGNDLGNFMSISPDKMQEIAVESGDLLRRYVSAYIDFPKPLVAAVNGPAIGVAVTVLGLFDVVFAAEHATFSTPFSNLGQSPEGCSTYTFPKIMGHSKACEMMLFNRKLNAKEAHDCGLVTRVLHSDTFEANVLATVNEMASLPVKSLVYSKALMRGPELEILHKVNVDECNRLVERWTSEDCINAVMKFFSAKAN
- the LOC143451270 gene encoding uncharacterized protein LOC143451270 isoform X2; amino-acid sequence: MFQHRKHERQQDILNCGLLALKEAQRILNESSCEKQIDFDTDSESCKKYRMDFGNLLLDSIDYDVLLSFCNIYATIKARLKLTSKRQNGLILQHDHDDLYRRFFA
- the LOC143451270 gene encoding uncharacterized protein LOC143451270 isoform X1, with protein sequence MFQHRKHERQQDILNCGLLALKEAQRILNESSCEKQIDFDTDSESCKKYRMDFGNLLLDSIDYDVLLSFCNIYATIKARLKLTSKRQNGLNAVFVVDGFIRIVSQ
- the LOC143451267 gene encoding enoyl-CoA delta isomerase 2-like isoform X1, producing MAFQSTQHFVRLSLFRSRKLSRLGCICHRSSNVMDCQKVIRFMSTELSSQFEMAKAKLNTLKNEPGNDVKLKIYALFKQATLGENTTKKPGAFNFVGQAKWSAWHELKKMSMDDAKQEYVNVIEKLAAAEGLEETPTQEPSTETQQKYENLFVTKENAVTRIVLNRPHKKNALTREMYEEIIAALNEAANDNSAVTIITGAGDFFCSGNDLGNFMSISPDKMQEIAVESGDLLRRYVSAYIDFPKPLVAAVNGPAIGVAVTVLGLFDVVFAAEHATFSTPFSNLGQSPEGCSTYTFPKIMGHSKACEMMLFNRKLNAKEAHDCGLVTRVLHSDTFEANVLATVNEMASLPVKSLVYSKALMRGPELEILHKVNVDECNRLVERWTSEDCINAVMKFFSAKAN